A window of Staphylococcus sp. 17KM0847 contains these coding sequences:
- the treR gene encoding trehalose operon repressor: protein MKRQNKFKYIYEQMRMAIIDGIYEYGAQLPSEHQLVEQYHVSRETVRKSLNMLVSDGMIQKIRGKGSVVIYRGVTEFPFADLVSFKEVQQQKGTKHQTSVVVFERIAARDVPHVKQALNITGERYLWHVVRHRKVEGITKIIDEDYILYDLFPDLTREIMADSLYNYVEQVKGYEISFSSKSITFEPFGEMEKEVFGNVTPQYTATVRGIVHLKDTTQFQYNVSKHIATEFRFVDFSRRQK, encoded by the coding sequence ATGAAAAGGCAAAATAAGTTTAAGTATATTTATGAGCAAATGCGTATGGCGATTATTGATGGTATATATGAATATGGTGCACAACTCCCTTCAGAACATCAACTTGTAGAACAATATCATGTATCACGTGAAACAGTTCGGAAAAGTTTGAACATGCTCGTTTCAGATGGAATGATACAAAAAATTCGTGGCAAAGGTTCAGTGGTTATTTATCGTGGAGTAACAGAATTTCCGTTTGCAGATTTAGTGAGTTTTAAAGAAGTACAGCAACAGAAGGGGACAAAACATCAGACAAGTGTGGTTGTTTTTGAACGTATTGCTGCAAGAGATGTTCCTCATGTAAAGCAAGCGTTGAATATTACAGGAGAACGTTATTTATGGCACGTGGTGCGTCATAGAAAAGTTGAAGGTATAACAAAAATCATTGATGAAGACTATATTTTATATGACTTATTTCCTGATTTGACGCGAGAGATTATGGCAGATTCGTTATATAACTATGTTGAACAGGTCAAAGGGTATGAGATTAGTTTTTCAAGTAAATCCATTACTTTTGAACCATTTGGCGAAATGGAGAAAGAAGTGTTTGGTAATGTCACCCCTCAATATACAGCAACTGTTCGAGGGATTGTGCATTTAAAAGATACAACACAATTCCAATACAATGTCTCTAAACATATTGCAACAGAATTTCGATTTGTTGATTTCTCAAGACGTCAAAAATAA